From Corynebacterium sp. BD556, the proteins below share one genomic window:
- a CDS encoding YPDG domain-containing protein encodes MHSRKNGVRRGTTIAAAALSLALVAPAVATVSPVKAGFVGAAQAQTSAQDAIDADAIASGYVASESHMQVKQHVLSGRAYVLDSTDMNTSNTTWTDPVPEGTTVYLRWIDSDGAVSPLYKAKTSNALSSVATSQAGPGAYAFDLRAPWTDNFGRQHIYEAKSDQNFRIWVDPYDDPVNGVRLEPFRQAPGFFPGSYAESRSLLGATKGGSGIKNMQRTAVFMTPANVSSYMHKPESEWKYDTETRNLSNVAVNLNAKGTTSGFVWLDTRDIRIDGPSKTGRDAAAPNYEVVLSYLTPQGIAEYAARVESLPIPNQQAAARELLTDHPEYIAETVSTKTTGDGYYAVRFNEATFTNETKSYMFGFVRDPEGRIVKTYSPFIEQLYVRPNDKLGVTPQTVPAANLVANPMWYNLNFAIIPYADVDLRITNFNTTDRPARPGQTALIDVTGTLPPSAGEATNRIVWTNSAGAELKVCENITTLARANECTLTIPNSAQPGEIIRATLYYGDAPLAADSLIVASGRMNEAFDPKYDLTRVVPGRPATSAPNYGRDAVGNDIVPPAGTKYAIKQGYVKPAGYSVEIDENTGVITVMAPRSLDKDTIEQFDVPVVVTYSDNSVDNTDAPFQLDTDGDGDPDVTDPDDDNDGYPDGEEIDAGSNPKDPDSVPGKPNWNDTSTTPDRPVTLPNVGAKVPEGSTVATTGPGSARLEGDGSLVVTPSRAARPGDKIVIVVNNKNGRELDTVTVTIVAPAQAPDWNDTSTTPDRPVTIPNVGGKVPEGTTTVTTGPGTAVLDGNGSLVVTPSQDAQPGDKIVIVVRDNDDKVIDTVTVTIVEPTKGSSLDEDQLGRCIATSLGFGLPLLGLIPLAIASEMQIPGLAPITDQINSQLADFNAMIQQRLGLFDPALAAQAEQIDNELRKFGLNLSQAIGSLAAISAVVLAGLVIADACTPGGLGSSDNNQQAGSSLDVIGGSSQEGIDEISSENNLGSGEGNTNGGSSSLGSS; translated from the coding sequence ATGCATTCTCGAAAGAATGGAGTTCGGCGGGGTACGACAATCGCCGCAGCGGCGTTGTCGCTTGCTCTTGTGGCCCCTGCCGTGGCCACTGTCTCGCCGGTCAAGGCTGGGTTTGTTGGTGCTGCGCAAGCGCAGACATCGGCTCAAGATGCTATTGATGCTGATGCAATCGCTAGCGGTTACGTTGCTAGCGAAAGTCACATGCAGGTCAAGCAGCATGTGCTGTCCGGTCGCGCGTATGTTCTTGATTCCACCGACATGAACACGTCGAATACCACGTGGACTGATCCGGTTCCGGAAGGAACGACGGTTTACTTGCGGTGGATTGACTCTGATGGTGCTGTGTCTCCGCTGTATAAGGCGAAGACTTCCAACGCTTTGTCGAGTGTTGCCACTAGCCAGGCTGGTCCTGGTGCGTACGCGTTTGATCTGCGGGCGCCGTGGACGGATAACTTCGGCAGGCAGCACATCTACGAGGCGAAGTCTGATCAGAATTTCCGTATCTGGGTTGATCCTTATGATGATCCTGTCAACGGTGTGCGTCTTGAGCCTTTCCGTCAGGCGCCGGGTTTCTTCCCTGGTTCTTATGCTGAGTCTAGGTCTTTGCTCGGTGCGACCAAGGGTGGTTCCGGTATTAAGAATATGCAGCGGACTGCTGTTTTCATGACGCCGGCTAATGTTTCTAGCTACATGCACAAGCCGGAATCGGAGTGGAAGTATGATACTGAGACTCGGAATTTGTCTAATGTTGCGGTGAACCTGAATGCGAAGGGGACGACTTCAGGTTTTGTGTGGTTGGATACCCGCGATATTCGCATTGATGGGCCTAGCAAGACCGGAAGGGATGCTGCAGCTCCGAACTACGAGGTTGTTCTTTCGTATCTGACGCCGCAGGGTATTGCGGAGTATGCGGCAAGGGTGGAATCCTTGCCCATTCCGAACCAGCAAGCGGCTGCTCGCGAACTGTTGACTGATCATCCGGAGTATATCGCTGAGACAGTTTCGACTAAGACCACGGGGGATGGCTACTACGCTGTTCGCTTCAATGAGGCAACCTTCACGAATGAGACCAAGAGCTACATGTTCGGTTTCGTGCGCGATCCTGAAGGAAGGATTGTCAAGACGTACTCGCCGTTTATTGAGCAGTTGTATGTCCGGCCGAACGATAAGTTGGGGGTTACGCCGCAGACTGTTCCGGCGGCAAACCTTGTTGCCAACCCGATGTGGTACAACCTGAACTTCGCTATCATTCCGTACGCGGATGTTGATTTGCGGATTACGAACTTCAATACCACTGATCGTCCGGCTCGCCCTGGGCAGACCGCGCTTATTGATGTCACGGGTACTTTGCCGCCGTCTGCAGGTGAGGCTACTAACCGTATTGTGTGGACGAACTCTGCGGGTGCTGAGCTGAAGGTGTGTGAAAACATCACCACTCTCGCCCGGGCGAATGAATGCACCTTGACGATTCCGAATAGTGCTCAGCCTGGTGAGATTATTCGCGCCACGTTGTACTACGGGGATGCCCCCTTGGCGGCGGATTCGCTTATCGTGGCGAGCGGGCGGATGAACGAGGCTTTCGACCCGAAGTATGATTTGACGCGCGTTGTTCCGGGTAGGCCTGCAACCTCGGCGCCGAATTACGGCAGGGATGCTGTTGGCAATGACATCGTTCCGCCTGCGGGGACGAAGTACGCCATCAAGCAAGGCTATGTCAAGCCGGCGGGTTATTCCGTTGAGATTGATGAGAACACCGGTGTGATCACGGTGATGGCTCCGCGGTCTTTGGATAAGGACACCATTGAGCAGTTCGATGTTCCGGTTGTGGTGACGTATTCGGATAATTCGGTGGATAACACTGATGCGCCGTTCCAGTTGGATACTGATGGTGATGGTGACCCTGATGTCACGGATCCGGATGATGACAATGATGGCTACCCGGACGGCGAAGAAATCGATGCGGGTTCGAACCCGAAGGATCCGGATAGTGTTCCTGGCAAGCCGAATTGGAATGACACTTCCACTACTCCGGATCGGCCGGTGACGCTTCCGAACGTGGGCGCTAAGGTTCCGGAAGGCTCGACTGTTGCGACCACTGGTCCGGGCAGTGCACGCCTAGAGGGAGATGGCAGCTTGGTTGTCACTCCGTCGAGGGCTGCTAGGCCGGGCGACAAGATTGTCATTGTGGTTAACAACAAGAACGGCAGGGAGCTCGACACGGTTACCGTGACGATCGTTGCACCTGCGCAGGCTCCGGATTGGAATGACACTTCCACTACTCCGGATCGGCCGGTGACGATTCCGAACGTGGGCGGTAAGGTTCCGGAAGGAACGACTACTGTGACCACTGGTCCGGGTACGGCTGTGCTTGACGGCAATGGCAGCTTGGTTGTCACTCCGTCACAGGACGCTCAGCCGGGCGACAAGATTGTCATTGTGGTCAGGGACAATGACGATAAGGTCATTGACACGGTTACCGTGACGATCGTTGAGCCGACTAAGGGCTCTAGCTTGGATGAGGATCAGCTTGGACGTTGTATCGCTACGAGCCTTGGTTTTGGTCTTCCGTTGCTGGGCTTGATTCCGCTTGCGATTGCTTCGGAGATGCAGATTCCGGGTCTGGCCCCGATCACGGATCAGATCAACTCGCAGCTTGCGGATTTCAACGCGATGATTCAGCAGCGTTTGGGTCTGTTTGATCCGGCTCTTGCTGCGCAGGCTGAGCAGATCGACAACGAGTTGCGTAAGTTTGGTCTGAACCTTTCGCAGGCGATTGGTAGCCTCGCGGCGATCAGTGCCGTGGTGCTTGCAGGCCTCGTTATCGCGGATGCGTGTACTCCGGGTGGTCTTGGCTCTTCGGATAATAATCAGCAGGCTGGATCGTCCTTGGATGTGATTGGTGGTTCTTCGCAGGAGGGGATTGATGAGATTTCCTCTGAGAACAACTTGGGGTCTGGTGAGGGTAATACCAACGGTGGTTCTTCTTCGTTGGGATCTTCCTAG
- a CDS encoding ATP-grasp domain-containing protein, with product MTWPSDAVHRPQVNQVLILGSGTIADELSLSFRRLGLQTRTGTLETAYALRDIPMLTVVCDFATPTELNDFVKATGTELVPSVDACCMTRNREGIRRTAAEELGLPTMEYEFAGSLDELRESAIRVGFPCVVKPGRSTGGEGQSFVQGAEELENAWAKAHVPESDGRVTVERYVNFDMECTIITARSIDPATGQLSTWFCEPIGTRHENGRLVEAWQPAPLSESAMDNARSIAARISGAIGGQGTYAIDLFVEGDEVYFSQVSPHPTLEAMITGATQRVSAFDLHARAVLGLPIDATLTSPGAARFLPASKFSPSTLVDVLSIPESGVTVADDIGVIRVTADTVDEARQRAEEALRYCRVT from the coding sequence ATGACGTGGCCATCTGATGCGGTGCATCGCCCGCAAGTAAACCAGGTTCTTATCCTTGGTTCCGGAACGATCGCAGATGAACTGTCGCTGTCATTTCGCCGCCTCGGGCTCCAGACACGCACGGGAACGCTTGAGACTGCCTATGCGCTGCGAGATATTCCTATGTTGACTGTGGTCTGTGACTTTGCCACGCCCACCGAGCTCAACGATTTTGTGAAAGCCACCGGTACTGAGTTGGTTCCTAGTGTCGATGCTTGCTGTATGACTCGTAACCGTGAGGGAATTCGCCGGACTGCGGCGGAGGAATTGGGGCTTCCCACGATGGAGTATGAGTTCGCGGGAAGTCTTGATGAACTGCGTGAATCCGCTATTCGTGTGGGTTTCCCCTGTGTGGTGAAGCCGGGGCGTTCCACAGGGGGTGAGGGGCAGAGTTTCGTGCAGGGAGCCGAGGAGCTGGAAAATGCCTGGGCCAAGGCTCACGTGCCGGAATCGGATGGTCGCGTGACAGTGGAACGCTACGTCAACTTCGACATGGAATGTACGATCATTACGGCTCGTTCTATTGATCCAGCTACAGGGCAACTCTCGACGTGGTTTTGCGAGCCAATTGGCACGCGCCACGAAAACGGTCGCCTGGTCGAAGCGTGGCAGCCAGCGCCGCTGAGCGAGTCTGCAATGGACAACGCTCGTTCTATTGCGGCGCGCATTTCAGGGGCTATCGGCGGGCAAGGGACTTACGCAATCGACTTGTTTGTCGAAGGGGACGAGGTGTATTTTTCGCAGGTCAGTCCGCATCCCACGCTGGAGGCAATGATTACCGGCGCGACGCAGCGCGTCAGCGCTTTCGACCTTCATGCCCGTGCGGTACTTGGTTTGCCCATCGACGCAACGCTGACCTCTCCGGGCGCGGCACGCTTCCTTCCGGCATCGAAGTTCAGCCCGAGCACGCTTGTCGACGTTCTCTCGATCCCCGAATCCGGAGTCACCGTAGCTGATGACATCGGTGTAATACGTGTCACCGCGGATACTGTCGACGAAGCACGCCAGCGCGCAGAAGAAGCTCTGCGTTACTGCCGCGTTACATAG